One genomic window of Bradyrhizobium sp. CCGE-LA001 includes the following:
- the pdxR gene encoding MocR-like pyridoxine biosynthesis transcription factor PdxR: MPVSDTTVSGLIELKRTDGEGLVAQLTSQLRSLIATGRLGKGRALPSSRRLASDLGVSRNTVTYAFEQLAAEGYLAASHGRRPVVTIDGRERIEQAGAAAAGERARKPRLSPWATKLQRADWPMSYRGQLKPLRPGLGDFREFPNEVWARCLRRSAVHAGRRELGPVNRLRLREALAHYLATSRDVRATADQIMILPSAQAALTLVAATLISPGDNVWVEDPGYPGAAAAFHAPGARLTGVRLDEQGMQRTPGLGAPKLIFMTPSHQHPTGRLMSLARRTEFLAASRPGRTWIVEDDYDGEFHYDSRPVPALQGLDAHGRVFYVGTFSKAMRSDIRLGYLVAPAALVSTLEIAQQHMGLIAASHIQEALAEFIADGHFLAHLRRMRRLYHARRDHLVEELQRHLGGMLSVEVPPGGIQLVARLKRGRADQAVVKRLVAAGVETRALSSLALGRPRDHGLLLGFAAWHESEISAAVRTMASCF, translated from the coding sequence GTGCCAGTGTCCGACACGACGGTTTCCGGGCTGATCGAGCTGAAGCGGACCGATGGCGAGGGGCTGGTGGCGCAATTGACGAGCCAGCTCCGAAGCTTGATCGCCACCGGGCGCCTCGGCAAAGGCCGCGCGCTGCCGTCGAGCCGACGGCTTGCGAGCGATCTCGGCGTCTCGCGCAACACCGTCACATACGCGTTCGAGCAGCTGGCGGCCGAGGGATATCTCGCAGCGTCGCACGGTCGCCGTCCCGTGGTCACGATCGACGGGCGCGAACGCATCGAACAAGCGGGCGCCGCCGCAGCGGGCGAGCGCGCCCGCAAGCCGCGGCTCTCGCCCTGGGCCACCAAGCTCCAGCGGGCGGACTGGCCGATGTCTTACCGGGGCCAGCTCAAACCGCTGCGCCCAGGGCTGGGCGATTTCAGGGAGTTTCCGAACGAGGTCTGGGCGCGGTGCCTACGCCGCAGCGCCGTCCATGCAGGCAGACGCGAGCTCGGACCGGTCAACCGGCTGCGCCTACGCGAAGCGCTGGCGCACTACCTGGCGACGAGCAGGGACGTCCGCGCCACGGCGGACCAGATCATGATCCTGCCGAGCGCGCAGGCCGCGCTGACGCTGGTTGCGGCCACACTCATTTCGCCGGGGGACAATGTATGGGTTGAGGACCCCGGCTATCCCGGCGCGGCGGCTGCCTTTCACGCACCCGGCGCGCGCCTGACCGGCGTCAGGCTGGACGAACAGGGCATGCAGCGGACACCGGGGCTTGGCGCTCCGAAGCTGATCTTCATGACGCCGTCGCATCAGCACCCGACCGGCCGGTTGATGTCGCTGGCTCGCCGCACCGAGTTTCTCGCCGCAAGCCGACCCGGCAGGACCTGGATCGTCGAGGACGATTACGACGGTGAATTCCACTATGACAGCCGGCCGGTGCCAGCCTTGCAGGGGCTGGATGCCCATGGCCGCGTGTTCTATGTCGGCACCTTCTCGAAGGCGATGAGGTCGGACATCCGCCTCGGCTATCTGGTCGCGCCGGCGGCGCTGGTCAGCACCTTGGAAATTGCGCAGCAGCATATGGGGCTTATCGCCGCCAGCCACATCCAGGAAGCGCTGGCCGAATTCATCGCCGATGGGCACTTCCTTGCGCATTTGCGCCGGATGCGCCGGCTCTATCACGCGCGCCGCGATCATCTCGTCGAGGAGCTGCAGCGGCATCTCGGTGGCATGCTCTCGGTCGAGGTGCCGCCCGGCGGTATCCAGCTCGTCGCCCGCCTCAAGCGCGGTCGGGCCGATCAGGCCGTGGTCAAGCGACTGGTCGCCGCCGGGGTCGAAACGCGAGCTCTGTCCAGCCTTGCGCTCGGCCGTCCCAGGGATCACGGTCTGCTGCTCGGCTTTGCGGCCTGGCATGAGAGCGAGATCAGCGCGGCGGTACGGACAATGGCATCCTGTTTCTAG
- a CDS encoding bifunctional alpha/beta hydrolase/OsmC family protein produces the protein MPTERFQFTGEGGHQLSAALELPDGEPAAFALFAHCFTCGKDTLAAKRIAVALAAKGIAVLRFDFTGLGSSEGDFANSTFSSNVADLVRAADHLRNVRKAPLILIGHSLGGAAILAAAGQIPEAKAVVTIAAPSDPAHVTGLFREHLDNIRAQGEVEVSLAGRPFRIKREFLDDIAEHQLMKDITGLHKALLVMHSPVDDTVGIDNATKIFVSAKHSKSFVSLDHADHLLSKPDDALYTADVIAAWAGRYIDTAKPAKAMDLPEAPRQVVVQETRKSKFNQIVSVGPHHLVADEPVAAGGEDAGPGPYDFLLAGLGACTSMTMRLYADRKSLPLDRVTVTLKHSKIYAKDCAECETREGMLDQIERDITMDGALDAEQRKKLMEIADKCPVHRTLTSEIRIVTKAIE, from the coding sequence ATGCCGACGGAACGCTTTCAATTCACCGGCGAAGGCGGGCATCAGCTTTCGGCCGCGCTGGAGTTGCCGGACGGCGAGCCCGCTGCGTTCGCCCTGTTCGCGCATTGCTTCACCTGCGGCAAGGACACGCTGGCAGCCAAGCGCATCGCGGTCGCGCTTGCCGCCAAGGGCATCGCGGTCCTGCGGTTCGACTTCACCGGGCTCGGCTCCAGCGAGGGCGATTTCGCCAATTCGACGTTCTCCTCCAACGTTGCCGACCTCGTGCGCGCGGCCGATCATCTGCGCAACGTCCGCAAGGCGCCGTTGATCCTGATCGGCCATAGCCTCGGCGGTGCGGCGATTCTTGCTGCAGCGGGACAAATTCCTGAAGCCAAGGCGGTCGTCACCATTGCAGCGCCCTCAGATCCCGCCCACGTCACGGGTCTCTTCCGTGAGCATCTCGACAACATCCGTGCTCAGGGCGAGGTCGAAGTCTCGCTCGCGGGACGTCCGTTCCGGATCAAGCGCGAATTCCTCGACGATATCGCCGAGCACCAGCTGATGAAGGACATCACCGGCCTGCACAAGGCGCTGCTGGTGATGCATTCACCGGTTGACGACACCGTCGGCATCGACAATGCAACCAAGATCTTCGTGTCGGCGAAGCACTCCAAGAGCTTCGTCTCGCTCGACCACGCCGACCACCTGCTGTCGAAACCGGACGATGCTCTCTACACCGCCGATGTGATCGCGGCCTGGGCGGGCCGCTACATCGACACGGCAAAGCCCGCCAAGGCGATGGATCTTCCCGAGGCGCCGCGACAGGTCGTGGTGCAGGAGACCCGCAAGAGCAAGTTCAACCAGATCGTCTCGGTCGGGCCGCACCATCTGGTGGCGGACGAGCCTGTGGCTGCCGGCGGCGAGGATGCCGGCCCCGGGCCCTACGATTTCCTGCTCGCAGGCCTCGGCGCCTGCACCTCCATGACCATGCGCCTCTATGCCGACCGCAAATCGCTGCCGCTCGACCGCGTCACGGTCACGCTGAAACATTCCAAGATTTACGCCAAGGATTGCGCCGAGTGCGAGACGCGGGAGGGCATGCTCGACCAGATCGAGCGTGACATCACGATGGATGGCGCACTCGATGCTGAGCAGCGCAAGAAACTGATGGAGATCGCCGACAAGTGTCCGGTGCACCGGACACTGACGTCCGAGATTCGTATCGTGACGAAGGCCATCGAGTAG
- a CDS encoding sulfite oxidase-like oxidoreductase: protein MNDETPSDSKLTRTKEKWAREGRFLTGKITRPEDQRLPPGQHLTKDWPVLDLGVVPPVSRERWRLDVYGAVETPVFWTFAEFAAQKQARFTSDIHCVTTWSRYDNEWEGLATRELLALCQPREDAHFVVLHSYDGYTTNLALEDFAAEDALLAHSWSGQPLTEEHGGPVRLVVPHLYFWKSAKWLQAIEFLTKDAPGFWEVRGYHNRGDPWAEQRYSGD from the coding sequence ATGAACGACGAGACGCCATCCGACAGCAAGCTGACGCGCACCAAGGAGAAGTGGGCGCGCGAGGGCCGCTTTCTCACGGGGAAGATCACGCGGCCGGAGGACCAAAGGCTGCCGCCCGGCCAGCACCTCACCAAGGATTGGCCGGTGCTCGATCTCGGGGTCGTGCCGCCGGTGTCGCGCGAACGCTGGCGGCTCGACGTCTATGGCGCGGTCGAGACTCCCGTGTTCTGGACCTTTGCCGAATTCGCCGCGCAGAAGCAGGCCCGCTTCACCTCCGACATTCACTGCGTGACGACCTGGTCCCGCTACGACAACGAGTGGGAAGGCCTCGCGACGCGCGAGCTGCTCGCACTCTGCCAGCCGCGCGAGGACGCACACTTCGTCGTGCTGCATTCCTATGACGGCTACACCACCAATCTTGCGCTGGAGGATTTTGCCGCCGAGGACGCCCTGCTCGCCCATAGCTGGTCGGGTCAGCCTCTGACGGAGGAGCATGGCGGCCCGGTGCGGCTGGTCGTGCCGCATCTGTACTTCTGGAAGAGTGCCAAATGGCTCCAGGCGATCGAATTTCTGACCAAGGATGCGCCGGGCTTCTGGGAAGTCCGCGGCTATCATAACCGCGGCGATCCCTGGGCCGAGCAACGCTATTCAGGCGATTAG
- a CDS encoding MFS transporter, translated as MTEQATNPASDHIDIADAERRIKAIFIGSIGNLVEWYDFYAYTAFALYFAPAFFPGEDPVVQQLNVAVVFAATFLMRPLGGWFFGYIADHYGRRISLTLSVVFMCFGSLIIALTPTYATIGFAAPMILALARVIEGLSLGGEYGASATYLSEVADPKHRGFYSSFQYVTLIGGQLTAIIVLLLLQKVFLTPEQLKDWGWRIPFAIGAALAIFAAVMRRGLHETEAFEEAKKVVKPTGSLTNLLRYPRELLLVVGLTAGGTAAFYTFTTYMQTFVKLSVGLTEDQTTFVIFGTLIFATILQPIYGAISDRIGRKPLLIFFGVAGTLATVPLLMALKETKSPFIAFILICAAWLFVAGYTSINAVVKAELFPTNVRALGVGLPYAITVSIFGGTAPAIALYFKSIGHEEWFYFYLAGIICLSLIIYATMRDTKHASAMHRHE; from the coding sequence GTGACAGAGCAAGCAACCAACCCGGCCTCCGACCACATCGACATCGCCGACGCCGAGCGGCGAATCAAGGCGATCTTCATCGGCTCCATAGGCAATCTCGTCGAGTGGTACGATTTCTACGCCTATACGGCGTTTGCGCTCTACTTCGCTCCTGCGTTCTTTCCCGGCGAGGACCCCGTCGTCCAACAGCTGAACGTCGCCGTCGTATTCGCGGCGACCTTCCTGATGCGGCCGCTGGGCGGCTGGTTCTTCGGCTACATCGCCGACCATTACGGCCGTCGCATCTCGCTCACGCTGTCCGTCGTCTTCATGTGCTTCGGCTCGCTGATCATCGCGCTGACGCCGACCTACGCGACGATCGGTTTCGCCGCACCGATGATTCTGGCGCTCGCCCGCGTGATCGAGGGCCTGAGCCTCGGCGGCGAATATGGCGCCAGCGCCACCTATCTCAGCGAAGTCGCCGACCCCAAGCACCGCGGCTTCTATTCCAGCTTCCAATACGTCACGCTGATCGGCGGCCAGCTCACCGCGATCATCGTGTTGCTGCTCCTGCAAAAGGTCTTCCTCACCCCGGAGCAGCTGAAGGACTGGGGATGGCGCATCCCCTTCGCGATCGGCGCGGCGCTTGCGATCTTTGCCGCGGTGATGCGACGCGGCCTGCACGAGACGGAGGCGTTCGAGGAAGCCAAGAAGGTGGTGAAGCCGACCGGCTCGCTCACCAACCTGTTGCGCTATCCGCGCGAACTCTTGCTCGTCGTCGGCCTGACCGCCGGTGGCACTGCGGCGTTCTACACCTTCACCACCTACATGCAGACCTTCGTCAAGCTCTCGGTTGGGTTGACCGAGGACCAGACCACGTTCGTGATCTTCGGCACGCTGATCTTCGCGACCATCCTGCAGCCGATCTACGGCGCGATCTCCGACAGGATCGGACGCAAGCCGCTGCTGATCTTCTTCGGTGTCGCCGGCACGCTCGCCACCGTGCCGCTGCTGATGGCGTTGAAGGAGACCAAGTCGCCCTTCATCGCATTCATCCTGATCTGCGCCGCCTGGCTGTTCGTCGCCGGCTACACCTCGATCAACGCGGTGGTGAAGGCCGAGTTGTTCCCGACCAATGTCCGCGCGCTCGGCGTCGGCCTGCCCTACGCCATCACGGTCTCGATCTTCGGCGGCACGGCACCTGCGATCGCGCTCTATTTCAAGAGCATCGGGCACGAGGAATGGTTCTATTTCTATCTTGCAGGCATCATCTGCCTGTCGCTGATCATCTATGCTACAATGCGCGATACCAAGCATGCCTCCGCAATGCATCGGCACGAGTAG
- a CDS encoding cytochrome P450, protein MSDVSQPAAHPPVTDWVHDFDHTDPQWTDDPFPIWDELRTTSPVVHTNRFLGCYLPTTYEAVREIANDTEHFSSRRIIVRDVRPEINRNAAPPITSDPPEHKPAKQLLLPPFTPDAMKKLEPRVRAICNELIDEFIAEKSVDAAARYTKHIPVRAIAHMLGIPEGDSDLFVNWIHMILELGIKDETKLLQAVQEMSAYFSAHIEARKTKPTDDLISYLMNARDKQGNPLEDSHVLGSLRLLLIAGIDTTWSAIGSSLWHLAKTPADRERLIAEPGLIPIAVEELLRAYSPVTMAREVVKETTISGCPVKPGNMVLLSFPAANRDPKMFPDADKVVIDRRENRHAAFGLGIHRCVGSNLARMEMQVALEEWLKRIPDFRLDPAGTVTWSQGTVRGPRQLPFLLGKAM, encoded by the coding sequence ATGTCCGACGTCAGCCAGCCCGCCGCTCATCCGCCCGTGACCGACTGGGTTCACGATTTCGACCACACCGATCCGCAATGGACGGACGATCCCTTCCCCATCTGGGACGAGCTGCGCACCACGAGCCCGGTCGTGCACACCAATCGCTTCCTCGGCTGCTATCTGCCGACGACCTATGAGGCCGTGCGCGAGATCGCCAACGACACCGAGCATTTCTCCTCCCGTCGCATCATCGTCCGCGACGTGCGTCCCGAGATCAACAGAAACGCGGCTCCGCCGATCACTTCTGATCCGCCCGAACACAAGCCGGCTAAACAGCTTCTGCTGCCGCCGTTCACGCCCGACGCAATGAAAAAGCTCGAGCCGCGCGTCCGCGCCATCTGCAACGAGCTGATCGACGAATTCATTGCCGAGAAGAGCGTGGACGCGGCCGCGCGCTACACAAAGCACATTCCGGTGCGCGCGATTGCGCACATGCTCGGCATTCCCGAAGGCGACAGCGATCTCTTCGTCAACTGGATCCACATGATCCTGGAGCTGGGTATCAAGGACGAGACCAAGCTGCTCCAGGCCGTCCAGGAGATGAGCGCCTATTTCAGCGCCCATATCGAGGCGCGCAAGACGAAGCCGACCGATGACCTGATCTCGTATCTGATGAACGCGAGGGACAAGCAAGGCAATCCGCTGGAGGATTCCCACGTGCTGGGCTCGCTGCGCCTGCTCCTGATCGCCGGCATCGACACCACCTGGAGTGCGATCGGCTCCTCGCTCTGGCACCTTGCGAAAACGCCTGCCGATCGCGAGCGGCTGATCGCCGAGCCCGGCCTGATCCCGATCGCGGTGGAAGAGCTGCTGCGTGCCTATTCGCCGGTGACCATGGCGCGCGAAGTGGTCAAGGAGACCACCATTTCGGGTTGCCCGGTCAAGCCGGGCAACATGGTACTCTTGTCGTTCCCGGCCGCGAACCGCGACCCCAAGATGTTTCCGGACGCTGACAAAGTCGTGATCGACCGTCGCGAGAACCGCCACGCCGCGTTTGGCCTCGGCATTCACCGCTGCGTCGGTTCCAACCTTGCGCGCATGGAAATGCAGGTTGCGCTGGAGGAATGGCTCAAGCGCATTCCGGACTTCCGGCTCGATCCAGCAGGCACGGTGACGTGGTCACAAGGCACGGTGCGAGGCCCCCGCCAGTTGCCATTCTTGCTCGGAAAGGCGATGTAG
- a CDS encoding ferredoxin, which yields MTERLKVHVDPDKCQGHARCKALAPELFELDEYGNAHEAGDGIVPPGLEDKAWLAKSNCPEIAIDVIEE from the coding sequence ATGACAGAGCGACTGAAGGTTCACGTCGATCCCGACAAGTGCCAGGGCCACGCCCGCTGCAAGGCGCTCGCGCCGGAGCTGTTCGAGCTCGACGAATACGGCAACGCCCATGAAGCCGGAGACGGCATCGTTCCGCCGGGCCTGGAAGACAAGGCCTGGCTCGCCAAGTCCAATTGTCCGGAAATCGCGATCGATGTGATCGAGGAGTAG
- a CDS encoding TetR/AcrR family transcriptional regulator: MRSQLARKPEKTYHHGDLRDALIEAALREAERGGAEAISIKALARQLGVSQPAPYRHFADREALLAAVTAEAFRQLSAILREAMTTPSKQSKLSRLALATLDFGLRRNGIYRLMFASRTVSCAAKGSELHEATRETFSLVIEALEAPAVGYLRERQALKIWAALHGVVMLAEQGLFTGEAAHATREELVEDFVNETKAALAVAIKDARRRKKAGA; this comes from the coding sequence ATGCGCTCACAACTCGCTCGCAAGCCCGAGAAGACCTACCACCACGGCGATCTTCGCGATGCCTTGATCGAGGCCGCGCTGCGCGAAGCGGAACGGGGCGGTGCCGAGGCAATCAGCATCAAGGCGCTGGCCAGGCAGCTCGGCGTGTCGCAGCCGGCCCCATATCGACATTTTGCAGACCGCGAGGCTTTGCTCGCGGCGGTGACGGCGGAAGCCTTCCGGCAGCTCAGTGCAATTCTGCGCGAGGCGATGACAACGCCCTCGAAGCAATCGAAGCTGTCGCGGCTCGCGCTGGCCACGCTCGATTTCGGCCTGCGTCGCAACGGTATCTACCGGCTGATGTTCGCCTCGCGCACGGTCTCATGTGCGGCCAAGGGCAGCGAGCTGCACGAGGCCACGCGCGAGACCTTTTCGCTCGTGATCGAGGCCCTGGAGGCTCCGGCGGTCGGCTATTTGCGCGAGCGGCAGGCGCTCAAGATCTGGGCGGCGCTGCACGGCGTGGTGATGCTGGCCGAGCAGGGACTGTTCACCGGCGAGGCGGCGCATGCGACGCGCGAGGAGCTCGTCGAGGACTTTGTCAACGAGACGAAGGCCGCCTTGGCTGTTGCGATCAAGGATGCGCGGCGCCGCAAGAAGGCTGGCGCTTAA